The DNA region GAAGCGGTACGTCGCGACGAAGGTGTCGCGCTGCCTGAGGATATAGATTTCAGCGCCATGGATGGGCTTTCGAACGAACTGAAGCAGCGGCTGTCGTTGGTCCGTCCTGGCACGCTTGGGCAAGCAGCCCGGATCGAGGGAATGACACCGTCGGCCTTGGCCTTGATCCTTGCGCGGAGCCGGCGCCCAGCCATACGAGGTGTGGCATGAGCGATGGTGGGATGGGCGGCCTTCGAAGGCCGGCGAGCGCCGTCGTAGACGGGCCCGGGGCGATTGCGCGGATCCTCCCTGTTTCACGTGAAACAATGGCGCGGCTCGAGATCTATGTGGCGCTGCTCCGAAAGTGGCAGCCGGCGCAAAATCTCGTTTCCCCGAAGACCATGGACCAGATCTGGCGGCGACACATCGCGGATTCGGCCCAACTCGTCGCCCTGTTTCCTGCGGCTCTCAGATGGGCGGATCTTGGCAGCGGCGCCGGACTTCCAGGCTTGGTCACCGCGATTCTACTAACGGGCCGCGATGGAGCCGCGGTGCACCTCGTCGAGAGCAATCAGCGCAAATGCGCCTTCCTCCGAACCGTCGTCCGGGAGACTGGCGCGCCGGCGATGGTGCATGAAGGGCGGATCGAATCGGTTCTGAAGCATTTCGTCGAGCCGGTCGACTATGTCAGTGCCCGCGCGCTGGCGCCGCTCGTTTCGCTTCTCGACCTCAGCGAACCCCTGTTCGCCTCTGGCGCCCGCGCAGCCTTTCATAAAGGTGCAGATTTCGAGGGGGAACTGAGAGAAGCCTCTAAATCTTGGTCGCTCGATCTGGTAAGACACAAGAGCATGATCGACGCGGACAGTTCCGTCGTCGAGATCCTTCGGGCGGAGCGCCGTCCGGCGGGTTAATAGTTCATTGGAAGAGGCCTCCGATGACCCTGAATGAGAACTATTCGCCCCCCTCCCTGCTTCCTCCGCATCCGAGGGTGATCTCGCTTGCGAATCAGAAGGGCGGCGTGGGCAAGACGACGACGGCGATCAATCTCGGCACGGCGCTGGCTGCGATCGGCGAGGAGGTGTTGATCGTCGATCTCGATCCGCAGGGCAATGCCTCGACCGGGCTCGGCATCGACCGCCGGAGCCGGCTGCGCTCGACTTATGATCTGATGGTGGGCGATGCCGTTCTGTCGGAAATCGTCGTCGAGACCGCCGTGCCTCGGCTCTCGGTTGCGCCGTCGACGATGGATCTCCTCGGCGTCGAGCTGGAGATTGCGAGCCGATCCGATCGCGCCTTCCGTCTACGCCGCGCCCTCGCCAGTCATATGCAGCGCGCGGAATCGATTCGTGGCCGAAACTATACCTATGTCCTGGTCGATTGCCCGCCGTCTCTGAACCTCTTGACCATCAACGCGCTGTCGGCGTCGCATTCGATCCTGGTGCCCCTGCAATGCGAGTTCTTCGCGCTGGAGGGGCTCAGCCAGTTGCTGCTGACGGTCGAGCAGGTCAAGCAGGCGCTCAATCCGGAGCTTTCGATCCATGGCATCGTCATGACCATGTTCGATAGCCGCAACAATCTCGCCGGCCAGGTGGTGGCGGATGTGCGCGCCCATATGGGCGCCGCCGTCTATGACACGATCATCCCGCGCAATGTCCGCATTTCCGAGGCGCCGTCGCATGGCAAGCCGGTGCTGCTCTATGATTTCAAATCGACGGGCAGCCAGGCCTATCTGCGGCTCGCTTCCGAGATCATCCAGCGCGAGAAGCGCCTGCGGGCGGCATGACGATGTCGCGGCCGGAATATCATTCGACTAGCCCGGGAGTATCCTCATGAGTTTCGAAGATGGATCTCGCCGACGCCTCGGCCGCGGCCTGGCAGCTTTGATCGGCGATGTCGATACGGAGGCGGTGGTCAATGAGCGCTCTCGCTCGTCGCGACGGGTTCCCGTCGCCTTCCTGTCGCCCAATCCGCGCAATCCGCGCAAGTCCTTCGAAGAGGCGGATCTTGCCGATCTGACGGCGTCGATCCGCGAGAAGGGGATCGTTCAGCCGATCCTGGTTCGTCCAGTGCGCGGCGGCGGCGAGGCCTATGAGATCATCGCCGGCGAGCGGCGTTGGCGCGCCGCCCAGCGCGCTGGCCTGCACGACGTCCCGGTCATCATCAACGACGTTTCCGACAAGGAGGCGCTCGAACTCGCCATCATTGAAAATGTGCAGCGCGCCGATCTCAATGCGCTGGAAGAAGCGCTCGGCTACCAGCAGCTGATCGACGAGTTCGATTATACCCAGACGGCGCTCGCCGATGTCATCGGCAAGAGCCGGCCGCATGTCGCCAATACGCTGCGGCTGTTGAAGCTGCCCGACAGCGTCAAGACCTATCTGCGTGAGGGCAAGCTGACGGCCGGACATGCGCGTGCGTTGGTCACCGTCAATGATCCGGCGGCCGTCGCGGCCCGGATTGTCGAGGGCGGGCTCACCGTGCGTGATGCCGAGGCGCTGACGCAGCAGGAGCCGAGGCGCGGCGAGACGAAGCCGCGTCCGGAAAAGGATGCCGACACCCGGGCCTTGGAGCGTCTGCTTTCCGACATGCTCGGCCTCGTCGTCACGATCGATCACCGGCGCGATGGTTCGGGCACGCTTCGCGTCGGATACAGCACGCTTGAGCAGCTCGACGGGGTATGCCGGCTGCTCAAGCGAGAATAGCGGGCGTTGGCGACGCATAAGTGCCGCTGATCGCCACCCGCATCCTTCAATAGCTATTTGCGATCCCGCCGCCACCGCGGTCCGAGCGCCAGGGTCTCAACCCCGAGGGAGGGTCCGCTCCGCTTTACGTCGTGAGGCGGCGAGCCTGGCGGGCCAGGACAGCGATCGAGAGGAGGGCCTGGCCGATGATCTCGTCGCCGATTGCGGCCTTCAGGCGGCTGTCGAGGATGGCGCGGTCGAGACGTTCCAGCGCGGAGAGTACCC from Kaistia algarum includes:
- the rsmG gene encoding 16S rRNA (guanine(527)-N(7))-methyltransferase RsmG, translated to MARLEIYVALLRKWQPAQNLVSPKTMDQIWRRHIADSAQLVALFPAALRWADLGSGAGLPGLVTAILLTGRDGAAVHLVESNQRKCAFLRTVVRETGAPAMVHEGRIESVLKHFVEPVDYVSARALAPLVSLLDLSEPLFASGARAAFHKGADFEGELREASKSWSLDLVRHKSMIDADSSVVEILRAERRPAG
- a CDS encoding ParA family protein, encoding MTLNENYSPPSLLPPHPRVISLANQKGGVGKTTTAINLGTALAAIGEEVLIVDLDPQGNASTGLGIDRRSRLRSTYDLMVGDAVLSEIVVETAVPRLSVAPSTMDLLGVELEIASRSDRAFRLRRALASHMQRAESIRGRNYTYVLVDCPPSLNLLTINALSASHSILVPLQCEFFALEGLSQLLLTVEQVKQALNPELSIHGIVMTMFDSRNNLAGQVVADVRAHMGAAVYDTIIPRNVRISEAPSHGKPVLLYDFKSTGSQAYLRLASEIIQREKRLRAA
- a CDS encoding ParB/RepB/Spo0J family partition protein, whose protein sequence is MSFEDGSRRRLGRGLAALIGDVDTEAVVNERSRSSRRVPVAFLSPNPRNPRKSFEEADLADLTASIREKGIVQPILVRPVRGGGEAYEIIAGERRWRAAQRAGLHDVPVIINDVSDKEALELAIIENVQRADLNALEEALGYQQLIDEFDYTQTALADVIGKSRPHVANTLRLLKLPDSVKTYLREGKLTAGHARALVTVNDPAAVAARIVEGGLTVRDAEALTQQEPRRGETKPRPEKDADTRALERLLSDMLGLVVTIDHRRDGSGTLRVGYSTLEQLDGVCRLLKRE